In Burkholderiales bacterium, a genomic segment contains:
- the cysD gene encoding sulfate adenylyltransferase subunit CysD produces the protein METETLDLPQRAQEIASPPREHEHEVRQRQTDKRRPVSHLDALESESIHILREVAAECKNPALLFSGGKDSIVLLRLAEKAFRPGRFPSPLLHIDTGHNFPEVIEFRDRRAAQLNERLIVRSLDDSIAKGRITVKSETQSRNAFQSVTLLDAIAELQLDACIGGARRDEEKARAKERIFSFRDDFGQWDPKNQRPELWDLYNTRVNAGENIRVFPISNWTELDIWEYIAREQLEIPDIYFAHQRDVIKRGNGWLPVSHLVQPQDGETVRDLQVRFRTVGDMTCTCPVESAATTLRDIITETATSRITERGATRMDDQTSEASMELRKKEGYF, from the coding sequence ATGGAGACAGAAACGCTCGATTTGCCGCAACGAGCCCAGGAGATCGCATCGCCGCCGCGCGAGCATGAGCACGAGGTGCGGCAGCGGCAAACGGACAAGCGTCGCCCGGTCAGCCATCTCGATGCGCTCGAATCGGAGTCTATCCATATCCTGCGCGAAGTCGCTGCCGAATGTAAAAATCCGGCGCTGCTGTTTTCCGGCGGCAAGGATTCGATCGTGCTATTGCGGCTTGCTGAAAAAGCATTTCGTCCCGGCCGCTTTCCGTCTCCGTTGCTACACATCGATACCGGCCACAACTTTCCGGAAGTGATCGAGTTTCGCGATCGCCGCGCGGCGCAGTTGAATGAGAGGCTCATCGTGCGCAGCCTGGACGATTCGATTGCGAAAGGCAGGATTACGGTGAAATCCGAAACGCAAAGCCGCAACGCATTCCAGTCTGTCACCCTGCTCGATGCGATCGCCGAATTGCAGCTCGACGCCTGCATCGGCGGCGCGCGCCGCGATGAGGAGAAAGCGCGCGCCAAGGAACGCATTTTTTCGTTCCGGGATGACTTCGGCCAGTGGGATCCGAAAAATCAGCGCCCCGAACTGTGGGATTTGTACAACACGCGCGTGAACGCCGGCGAAAACATTCGGGTGTTCCCGATCAGCAACTGGACCGAGCTCGACATCTGGGAATATATCGCACGCGAGCAACTCGAAATTCCGGATATTTATTTCGCGCACCAGCGCGATGTGATCAAGCGCGGCAACGGCTGGCTGCCGGTGTCGCATCTGGTGCAGCCGCAGGACGGCGAGACGGTCAGGGATCTGCAGGTGCGCTTTCGCACTGTCGGCGACATGACTTGCACATGCCCGGTCGAGTCGGCGGCGACGACCTTGCGCGACATCATCACCGAAACGGCAACCTCGCGCATCACGGAGCGGGGCGCT